Proteins from one Malania oleifera isolate guangnan ecotype guangnan chromosome 4, ASM2987363v1, whole genome shotgun sequence genomic window:
- the LOC131152628 gene encoding histone H3.2 has product MARTKQTARKSTGGKAPRKQLATKAARKSAPATGGVKKPHRFRPGTVALREIRRYQKSTELLIRKLPFQRLVREIAQDFKTDLRFQSGAVAALQEAAEAYLVGVFEDTNLCAIHAKRVTIMPKDIQLARRIRGERA; this is encoded by the coding sequence ATGGCGCGAACTAAGCAGACGGCGAGGAAATCGACGGGAGGCAAGGCCCCGCGCAAGCAGCTGGCCACCAAGGCTGCCCGGAAGTCTGCTCCGGCTACTGGCGGCGTGAAAAAGCCCCACCGCTTCAGGCCGGGGACGGTAGCGCTGAGGGAGATCAGAAGGTACCAGAAGAGCACGGAGCTGTTGATTAGGAAGCTCCCGTTCCAGAGACTGGTTCGAGAAATTGCTCAGGACTTCAAGACCGATCTTCGGTTCCAGAGCGGCGCCGTTGCTGCCCTCCAGGAGGCCGCCGAGGCCTACCTCGTGGGAGTCTTCGAGGACACCAATCTCTGCGCGATTCATGCCAAGCGGGTCACCATCATGCCCAAAGACATCCAGCTTGCGCGTAGAATCCGAGGCGAGAGGGCTTAG